In Streptomyces sp. RFCAC02, the following proteins share a genomic window:
- a CDS encoding DNA-directed RNA polymerase subunit beta': MLDVNFFDELRIGLATADDIRQWSHGEVKKPETINYRTLKPEKDGLFCEKIFGPTRDWECYCGKYKRVRFKGIICERCGVEVTRAKVRRERMGHIELAAPVTHIWYFKGVPSRLGYLLDLAPKDLEKVIYFAAYMITYVDEERRTRDLPSLEAQISVERQQIEQRRDADLETRAKKQEADLAELEAEGAKADARRKVREGAEREMKQLRDRAQRELDRLEEVWTRFKNLKVQDLEGDELLYRELRDRFGTYFDGSMGAAALQKRLETFDLEEEAERLREIIRTGKGQKKTRALKRLKVVSPFLQTSNSPKGMVLDCVPVIPPDLRPMVQLDGGRFATSDLNDLYRRVINRNNRLKRLLDLGAPEIIVNNEKRMLQEAVDALFDNGRRGRPVTGPGNRPLKSLSDMLKGKQGRFRQNLLGKRVDYSARSVIVVGPQLKLHQCGLPKAMALELFKPFVMKRLVDLNHAQNIKSAKRMVERQRTVVYDVLEEVIAEHPVLLNRAPTLHRLGIQAFEPQLVEGKAIQIHPLVCTAFNADFDGDQMAVHLPLSAEAQAEARILMLSSNNILKPADGRPVTMPTQDMVLGLFFLTTDEEEREVKGEGRSFASTAEAIMAFDAGELSLQAKIDIRFPVGSVPPRGWTPPAPADEDGQGAEWQPGDSFRMRTTLGRALFNELLPEDYPFIDRSVGKKQLSQIVNDLAERYPKVIVAATLDNLKSAGYHWATRSGVTVAVSDIVVPPVKKDILANYEALDEKVQKQYERGLITKDERTQELIRIWTLATNEVAEAMSENFPKVNPIFMMVDSGARGNMMQMRQIAGMRGLVSNAKNETIPRPIKASFREGLTVLEYFISTHGARKGLADTALRTADSGYLTRRLVDVSQDVIIREEDCGTERGLKLVIAAKGPDGVLRKAEDVESSVYARCLAEDIVVDGKVLAPAGTDLGDVLIDELVGHGVETVKTRSVLTCESAVGTCAMCYGRSLATGKLVDIGEAVGIIAAQSIGEPGTQLTMRTFHTGGVAGEDITQGLPRVVELFEARSPKGVAPISESAGRVRIEETEKTKKVVVTPDDGSDETSYPVSKRARLLVGEGDHVTVGQPLTVGAANPHDVLRILGQRAVQVYLVGEVQKVYNSQGVAIHDKHIEIIVRQMLRRVTIIESGDAELLPGELVERSKFESENRRVVAEGGHPASGRPQLMGITKASLATESWLSAASFQETTRVLTDAAINAKSDSLIGLKENVIIGKLIPAGTGLSRYRNIRVEPTEEAKAAMYSAVGYDDIDYSPFGTGSGQAVPLEDYDYGPYQG, encoded by the coding sequence GTGCTCGACGTCAACTTCTTCGACGAGCTGCGGATCGGCCTGGCCACCGCTGACGACATCCGTCAGTGGTCGCACGGCGAGGTCAAGAAGCCGGAGACCATCAACTACCGCACCCTCAAGCCCGAGAAGGACGGCCTCTTCTGCGAGAAGATCTTCGGCCCCACCCGGGACTGGGAGTGCTACTGCGGCAAGTACAAGCGTGTCCGCTTCAAGGGCATCATCTGTGAGCGCTGCGGCGTCGAGGTGACCCGCGCCAAGGTGCGCCGTGAGCGGATGGGCCACATCGAGCTGGCCGCGCCCGTCACCCACATCTGGTACTTCAAGGGCGTCCCCTCGCGCCTCGGCTACCTGCTCGACCTGGCGCCGAAGGACCTGGAGAAGGTCATCTACTTCGCCGCGTACATGATCACGTACGTGGACGAGGAGCGCCGCACCCGCGACCTGCCCTCCCTGGAGGCGCAGATCTCCGTCGAGCGCCAGCAGATCGAGCAGCGCCGCGACGCCGACCTGGAGACCCGCGCCAAGAAGCAGGAGGCGGACCTCGCCGAGCTGGAGGCCGAGGGCGCCAAGGCCGACGCGCGCCGCAAGGTGCGCGAGGGCGCCGAGCGCGAGATGAAGCAGCTCCGCGACCGCGCGCAGCGCGAGCTTGACCGTCTGGAAGAGGTCTGGACCCGCTTCAAGAACCTCAAGGTCCAGGACCTGGAGGGCGACGAGCTGCTCTACCGCGAGCTGCGTGACCGCTTCGGCACGTACTTCGACGGGTCGATGGGTGCCGCGGCGCTGCAGAAGCGCCTGGAGACCTTCGACCTGGAGGAGGAGGCCGAGCGGCTGCGGGAGATCATCCGCACCGGCAAGGGCCAGAAGAAGACCCGTGCCCTGAAGCGGCTGAAGGTCGTCTCGCCGTTCCTGCAGACCTCGAACAGCCCGAAGGGCATGGTCCTGGACTGCGTCCCGGTCATCCCGCCGGACCTGCGCCCGATGGTGCAGCTCGACGGTGGCCGCTTCGCGACCTCCGACCTGAACGACCTGTACCGCCGCGTCATCAACCGGAACAACCGCCTGAAGCGCCTTCTCGACCTCGGTGCCCCCGAGATCATCGTGAACAACGAGAAGCGCATGCTCCAGGAGGCCGTGGACGCGCTGTTCGACAACGGCCGGCGCGGCCGTCCGGTCACCGGCCCCGGCAACCGTCCGCTGAAGTCGCTGTCCGACATGCTCAAGGGCAAGCAGGGCCGCTTCCGCCAGAACCTGCTGGGCAAGCGCGTGGACTACTCCGCGCGTTCCGTGATCGTCGTCGGACCGCAGCTCAAGCTGCACCAGTGCGGTCTGCCGAAGGCGATGGCGCTTGAGCTGTTCAAGCCGTTCGTGATGAAGCGCCTGGTGGACCTCAACCACGCGCAGAACATCAAGTCGGCCAAGCGCATGGTCGAGCGCCAGCGCACCGTCGTGTACGACGTCCTCGAAGAGGTCATCGCCGAGCACCCGGTGCTGCTGAACCGCGCCCCGACCCTGCACCGCCTCGGCATCCAGGCGTTCGAGCCGCAGCTCGTCGAGGGCAAGGCCATCCAGATCCACCCGCTCGTGTGCACCGCGTTCAACGCGGACTTCGACGGCGACCAGATGGCCGTGCACCTGCCGCTGTCGGCGGAGGCGCAGGCCGAGGCCCGCATCCTCATGCTGTCCTCGAACAACATCCTGAAGCCGGCGGACGGCCGGCCGGTGACCATGCCCACCCAGGACATGGTGCTCGGCCTGTTCTTCCTCACGACGGACGAGGAAGAGCGCGAGGTCAAGGGCGAGGGCAGGTCGTTCGCCTCCACCGCCGAGGCGATCATGGCGTTCGACGCCGGGGAGCTGTCGCTCCAGGCGAAGATCGACATCCGCTTCCCGGTGGGCTCGGTGCCGCCCCGCGGCTGGACCCCGCCGGCCCCGGCCGACGAGGACGGCCAGGGCGCCGAGTGGCAGCCGGGCGACAGCTTCCGGATGCGCACCACGCTGGGCCGGGCGCTCTTCAACGAGCTCCTGCCCGAGGACTACCCGTTCATCGACCGGTCCGTGGGCAAGAAGCAGCTCTCCCAGATCGTCAACGACCTGGCCGAGCGCTACCCGAAGGTCATCGTCGCCGCCACCCTGGACAACCTGAAGTCCGCCGGTTACCACTGGGCCACGCGCTCCGGTGTCACCGTCGCGGTCTCCGACATCGTCGTGCCGCCGGTCAAGAAGGACATCCTGGCCAACTACGAGGCGCTCGACGAGAAGGTCCAGAAGCAGTACGAGCGCGGCCTCATCACCAAGGACGAGCGCACCCAGGAGCTGATCCGCATCTGGACCCTGGCGACCAACGAGGTCGCCGAGGCCATGAGCGAGAACTTCCCGAAGGTCAACCCGATCTTCATGATGGTCGACTCCGGCGCCCGCGGAAACATGATGCAGATGCGTCAGATCGCGGGTATGCGCGGCCTCGTCTCCAACGCGAAGAACGAGACGATCCCGCGTCCGATCAAGGCGTCGTTCCGCGAGGGCCTCACCGTGCTGGAGTACTTCATCTCCACGCACGGCGCCCGCAAGGGTCTCGCCGACACCGCCCTGCGCACCGCCGACTCCGGGTACCTGACCCGTCGTCTGGTGGACGTGTCGCAGGACGTGATCATCCGCGAGGAGGACTGCGGCACCGAGCGCGGGCTCAAGCTCGTCATCGCGGCCAAGGGTCCCGACGGCGTGCTGCGCAAGGCGGAGGACGTCGAGAGCAGCGTGTACGCCCGCTGCCTCGCCGAGGACATCGTCGTGGACGGCAAGGTGCTGGCGCCCGCCGGCACCGACCTGGGCGACGTGCTCATCGACGAGCTGGTCGGTCACGGCGTCGAGACGGTGAAGACCCGTTCCGTCCTGACCTGCGAGTCGGCGGTCGGCACCTGCGCCATGTGCTACGGGCGCTCGCTCGCCACCGGCAAGCTGGTGGACATCGGCGAGGCGGTCGGCATCATCGCCGCCCAGTCGATCGGTGAGCCCGGCACGCAGCTCACGATGCGGACGTTCCACACCGGTGGTGTCGCCGGTGAGGACATCACGCAGGGTCTGCCGCGTGTGGTCGAGCTGTTCGAGGCCAGGTCGCCGAAGGGCGTCGCGCCGATCTCCGAGTCGGCGGGCCGCGTGCGGATCGAGGAGACCGAGAAGACCAAGAAGGTCGTCGTCACCCCGGACGACGGGTCCGACGAGACGTCCTACCCGGTCTCCAAGCGCGCCAGGCTGCTGGTGGGCGAGGGTGACCACGTCACGGTCGGCCAGCCGCTGACCGTCGGCGCGGCCAACCCGCACGACGTGCTGCGCATCCTCGGCCAGCGCGCGGTGCAGGTCTACCTGGTGGGCGAGGTCCAGAAGGTCTACAACTCCCAGGGTGTCGCGATCCACGACAAGCACATCGAGATCATCGTCCGGCAGATGCTGCGCCGGGTGACGATCATCGAGTCGGGCGACGCGGAGCTGCTGCCGGGCGAGCTGGTGGAGCGCTCGAAGTTCGAGAGCGAGAACCGGCGCGTCGTCGCCGAGGGCGGTCACCCCGCCTCCGGCCGTCCGCAGCTCATGGGCATCACCAAGGCGTCGCTGGCCACCGAGTCGTGGCTGTCGGCGGCGTCGTTCCAGGAGACGACCCGGGTGCTCACCGACGCGGCGATCAACGCCAAGTCGGACTCCCTGATCGGCCTCAAGGAGAACGTGATCATCGGTAAGCTCATCCCGGCCGGTACGGGCCTGTCCCGCTACCGCAACATCCGGGTCGAGCCGACCGAGGAGGCGAAGGCCGCGATGTACTCGGCCGTCGGTTACGACGACATCGACTACTCGCCCTTCGGCACGGGCTCCGGGCAGGCCGTCCCGCTGGAGGACTACGACTACGGTCCGTACCAGGGCTGA
- the rplL gene encoding 50S ribosomal protein L7/L12: MAKLSQDELLEEFAGMTLLELSDFVKKFEEKFDVEAAAPAAVALPAQGGGAAAEAEPEKDEFDVVLTSAGDKKIQVIKVVRELTSLGLKEAKELVDGAPKPVLEKVNKEAADKAKESLEGAGAGVEVK, from the coding sequence ATGGCGAAGCTGAGCCAGGACGAGCTGCTCGAAGAGTTTGCCGGCATGACCCTGCTGGAGCTGTCGGACTTCGTGAAGAAGTTCGAGGAGAAGTTCGACGTCGAGGCCGCCGCGCCGGCCGCCGTCGCCCTGCCCGCCCAGGGTGGTGGCGCCGCCGCCGAGGCCGAGCCGGAGAAGGACGAGTTCGACGTCGTCCTCACCAGCGCCGGTGACAAGAAGATCCAGGTCATCAAGGTCGTGCGCGAGCTGACCTCCCTGGGTCTGAAGGAGGCCAAGGAGCTGGTGGACGGCGCCCCGAAGCCCGTCCTCGAGAAGGTCAACAAGGAGGCCGCCGACAAGGCCAAGGAGTCCCTCGAGGGCGCCGGCGCCGGTGTCGAGGTCAAGTGA
- the rplJ gene encoding 50S ribosomal protein L10, whose protein sequence is MASTDKGAAVAEIKEKFENSHAAVVTAYTGLTVAQLKQLRRSLGENAQYRVAKNTLSKIAANEAGVTGLDEFFKGSTAVAFVTGDPVETAKGLRNFAKENPALVIKGGVLDGKPLSAAEIEKLADLESREVLLAKLAGGMKASMAKAAATFQAPLTKFVRTADALREKVEKGGSGEATPSE, encoded by the coding sequence ATGGCGAGCACCGACAAGGGCGCGGCGGTTGCGGAGATCAAGGAGAAGTTCGAGAACTCCCACGCGGCCGTCGTCACCGCGTACACCGGTCTCACCGTGGCCCAGCTCAAGCAGCTGCGCCGTTCACTCGGTGAGAACGCCCAGTACCGTGTGGCGAAGAACACGCTGAGCAAGATCGCGGCCAACGAGGCCGGGGTCACCGGGCTCGACGAGTTCTTCAAGGGCTCCACGGCCGTCGCGTTCGTGACCGGTGACCCGGTCGAGACGGCGAAGGGCCTGCGCAACTTCGCCAAGGAGAACCCCGCGCTCGTCATCAAGGGCGGTGTCCTCGACGGCAAGCCCCTGAGCGCGGCGGAGATCGAGAAGCTCGCGGACCTCGAGTCCCGCGAGGTGCTGCTGGCCAAGCTGGCCGGCGGCATGAAGGCGTCCATGGCCAAGGCCGCGGCGACCTTCCAGGCCCCGCTCACGAAGTTCGTCCGCACCGCGGACGCGCTGCGCGAGAAGGTCGAAAAGGGCGGTTCCGGCGAGGCCACTCCGTCGGAGTAG
- the rplA gene encoding 50S ribosomal protein L1: protein MKRSKNLRSADARIDRTSVYAPLEAVRLAKDTSTAKFDATVEVAMRLGVDPRKADQMVRGTVNLPHGTGKTARVLVFATGDRAAAAEAAGADHVGSDELIERVAGGWLDFDAVVATPDLMGKVGRLGRVLGPRGLMPNPKTGTVTPDVAKAVTDIKGGKIEFRVDKHANLHFIIGKVSFDERLLVENYAAALEEILRLKPSAAKGRYLKKAVISTTIGPGIPVDTNRTRDLLTEDSLV, encoded by the coding sequence GTGAAGCGCAGCAAAAACCTCCGCAGCGCGGACGCCCGGATCGACCGGACCAGCGTCTACGCGCCCCTGGAGGCCGTCCGTCTCGCCAAGGACACCTCGACCGCCAAGTTCGACGCGACCGTCGAGGTCGCCATGCGCCTGGGTGTGGACCCGCGCAAGGCCGACCAGATGGTCCGCGGCACCGTCAACCTCCCGCACGGCACCGGCAAGACCGCCCGGGTCCTGGTCTTCGCGACCGGTGACCGTGCCGCGGCGGCGGAGGCCGCGGGCGCCGACCACGTCGGCTCCGACGAACTGATCGAGCGTGTCGCCGGCGGCTGGCTGGACTTCGACGCCGTCGTCGCCACCCCGGACCTCATGGGCAAGGTCGGCCGCCTCGGCCGTGTCCTCGGTCCGCGCGGTCTGATGCCGAACCCGAAGACCGGCACCGTCACCCCCGATGTCGCCAAGGCCGTCACCGACATCAAGGGCGGCAAGATCGAGTTCCGCGTGGACAAGCACGCGAACCTCCACTTCATCATCGGCAAGGTGTCCTTCGACGAGCGTCTGCTCGTCGAGAACTACGCCGCCGCCCTGGAGGAGATCCTGCGCCTGAAGCCGTCCGCGGCGAAGGGCCGGTACCTCAAGAAGGCCGTCATCAGCACGACGATCGGCCCCGGCATCCCGGTGGACACCAACCGCACCCGCGACCTGCTCACCGAGGACTCCCTCGTCTGA
- the rplK gene encoding 50S ribosomal protein L11 — translation MPPRKKVTGLIKLQIQAGAANPAPPVGPALGQHGVNIMEFCKAYNAATESQRGWVIPVEITVYEDRSFTFITKTPPAAKMILKAAGVEKGSGEPHKTKVAKITRDQVREIATTKMPDLNANDLDAAEKIIAGTARSMGVTVEG, via the coding sequence ATGCCTCCCAGGAAAAAGGTCACCGGGCTGATCAAGCTCCAGATCCAGGCCGGCGCCGCGAACCCCGCGCCGCCCGTCGGTCCGGCGCTCGGCCAGCACGGCGTCAACATCATGGAGTTCTGCAAGGCCTACAACGCGGCGACCGAGTCGCAGCGCGGCTGGGTCATCCCGGTGGAGATCACGGTCTACGAGGACCGCTCCTTCACCTTCATCACGAAGACCCCGCCGGCCGCGAAGATGATCCTCAAGGCCGCGGGCGTGGAGAAGGGCTCCGGCGAGCCCCACAAGACCAAGGTCGCCAAGATCACGCGCGACCAGGTCCGGGAGATCGCCACCACCAAGATGCCCGACCTGAACGCCAACGACCTGGACGCCGCCGAGAAGATCATCGCCGGCACCGCCCGTTCCATGGGCGTCACCGTCGAGGGCTGA
- the nusG gene encoding transcription termination/antitermination protein NusG codes for MSDPYRNDAASPETEADETAGDLVDEADTAHADEPGADEAAEPEAAEDEAAEDAEPGDDAEEAEAADEEPEETEPVDPVAQLREELRTLPGEWYVIHTYAGYENRVKTNLEQRAVSLNVEDYIFQVEVPQEEVVQIKNGDRRTIKQNKLPSYVLVRMDLTNESWGVVRNTPGVTGFVGNAYDPYPLTLDEIVKMLAPEVEQKAAEAAAEGGAAAGRKVEVQVLDFEVGDSVTVTDGPFATLQATINEINPDSKKVKGLVEIFGRETPVELSFDQIQKN; via the coding sequence GTGTCTGACCCGTACCGCAACGACGCCGCGTCCCCCGAGACCGAGGCCGACGAGACCGCAGGCGACCTCGTCGATGAGGCGGACACCGCCCACGCGGACGAGCCCGGCGCGGACGAGGCTGCCGAGCCCGAAGCCGCCGAGGACGAGGCGGCCGAGGACGCCGAGCCCGGCGACGACGCGGAAGAGGCCGAGGCGGCCGACGAGGAGCCCGAGGAGACGGAGCCGGTCGACCCGGTGGCCCAGCTCCGCGAGGAACTGCGCACGCTCCCCGGCGAGTGGTACGTGATCCACACCTACGCGGGCTACGAGAACCGCGTGAAGACCAACCTCGAACAGCGCGCCGTCTCCCTCAACGTCGAGGACTACATCTTCCAGGTCGAGGTGCCGCAGGAAGAGGTCGTCCAGATCAAGAACGGCGACCGCCGCACCATCAAGCAGAACAAGCTCCCCAGTTACGTCCTCGTCCGCATGGACCTGACGAACGAGTCCTGGGGCGTCGTCCGCAACACCCCGGGCGTCACCGGCTTCGTGGGCAACGCCTACGACCCGTACCCGCTCACCCTCGACGAGATCGTGAAGATGCTCGCGCCCGAGGTCGAGCAGAAGGCCGCCGAGGCGGCGGCCGAGGGCGGCGCGGCGGCCGGCCGCAAGGTCGAGGTGCAGGTCCTGGACTTCGAGGTCGGCGACTCCGTCACCGTCACGGACGGCCCGTTCGCCACGCTCCAGGCCACGATCAACGAGATCAACCCCGACTCCAAGAAGGTCAAGGGCCTCGTCGAGATCTTCGGCCGCGAGACCCCGGTCGAGCTGAGCTTCGACCAGATCCAGAAGAACTGA
- the secE gene encoding preprotein translocase subunit SecE, which translates to MAGITDSVEAPEPQPRGEGTGSGAGKNGGRRGKRAKRGPLGRLALFYRQVVAELRKVVWPSRRQLSTYTTAVIAFVVVVICILTVLDWGFSRAVEYVFG; encoded by the coding sequence GTGGCTGGGATCACAGACTCCGTGGAGGCGCCCGAGCCCCAGCCCCGCGGTGAGGGCACCGGTAGCGGCGCCGGCAAGAACGGCGGCCGCCGCGGCAAGCGTGCCAAGCGGGGCCCCCTCGGCCGTCTCGCCCTGTTCTACCGGCAGGTCGTCGCGGAACTGCGCAAGGTCGTCTGGCCGTCGCGGCGCCAGCTCTCCACCTACACCACGGCGGTGATCGCTTTCGTGGTCGTCGTCATCTGCATCCTCACCGTGCTTGACTGGGGATTCAGCCGGGCCGTCGAGTACGTCTTCGGCTGA
- a CDS encoding pyridoxal phosphate-dependent aminotransferase produces MSATSSSPAEPPVAPAAGRRVSARVGAISESATLAVDAKAKALKAAGRPVIGFGAGEPDFPTPEYIVAAAEAACREPRFHRYTPPGGLPELKEALVAKTLRDSGYGIDASQVLVTNGGKQAIYEAFATLLDPGDEVIVPAPYWTTYPESIRLAGGVPVEVVTDETSGYLATVEQLEAARTERTKVLLFVSPSNPTGAVYSREQTEAIGRWALEHGLWVLTDEIYEHLVYGDTRFTSLPSVVPDIADRCVVVNGVAKTYAMTGWRVGWLVGPRDVIKAATNLQSHATSNVSNVAQAAALAAVSGDLTAVAEMRSAFDRRRRTIVRMLNEIDGVTCPEPAGAFYAYPSVKALLGKEIRGRRPQDSLELAGLLLEEAEVAVVPGEAFGTPGYLRLSYALGDDDLVEGVSRLQKLLAEARD; encoded by the coding sequence ATGAGTGCGACTTCCTCCTCCCCCGCAGAGCCGCCGGTCGCGCCGGCCGCCGGGCGCCGCGTCTCGGCCCGTGTCGGCGCGATCTCCGAGTCCGCCACGCTGGCCGTCGACGCCAAGGCGAAGGCCCTCAAGGCCGCCGGCCGCCCGGTGATCGGGTTCGGCGCAGGCGAGCCGGACTTCCCGACCCCGGAGTACATCGTGGCCGCCGCCGAGGCGGCCTGCCGCGAGCCGCGTTTCCACCGGTACACGCCGCCCGGCGGCCTGCCGGAGCTGAAGGAGGCGCTGGTCGCCAAGACGCTGCGCGACTCGGGTTACGGGATCGACGCGTCCCAGGTCCTGGTGACGAACGGCGGCAAGCAGGCGATCTACGAGGCGTTCGCGACCCTCCTCGACCCGGGCGACGAGGTCATCGTCCCCGCGCCGTACTGGACGACGTACCCGGAGTCGATCCGGCTGGCCGGCGGCGTGCCCGTCGAGGTCGTGACGGACGAGACCAGCGGTTACCTCGCGACCGTCGAGCAGTTGGAGGCGGCCCGCACCGAGCGGACGAAGGTCCTGCTGTTCGTCTCCCCCTCGAACCCGACCGGCGCCGTCTACAGCCGCGAGCAGACCGAGGCGATCGGCCGCTGGGCGCTGGAGCACGGCCTGTGGGTCCTCACGGACGAGATCTACGAGCACCTCGTGTACGGGGACACGCGGTTCACGTCGCTGCCGTCCGTCGTGCCGGACATCGCCGACCGCTGCGTCGTCGTCAACGGCGTGGCGAAGACGTACGCCATGACGGGCTGGCGCGTGGGCTGGCTGGTCGGCCCGCGCGACGTGATCAAGGCCGCGACCAACCTGCAGTCCCACGCCACGTCGAACGTGAGCAACGTCGCGCAGGCCGCCGCGCTCGCCGCCGTGTCGGGCGACCTGACCGCGGTGGCGGAGATGCGGTCGGCGTTCGACCGCAGGCGTCGCACGATCGTGCGCATGCTGAACGAGATCGACGGGGTGACGTGCCCCGAGCCGGCCGGCGCGTTCTACGCCTACCCGTCGGTGAAGGCGCTGCTCGGCAAGGAGATCCGCGGCCGGCGGCCGCAGGACAGCCTGGAGCTGGCGGGCCTGCTGCTGGAGGAGGCCGAGGTCGCGGTGGTGCCGGGTGAGGCGTTCGGCACGCCGGGGTACCTGCGCCTGTCGTACGCGCTCGGCGACGACGACCTGGTCGAGGGCGTCTCGCGGCTCCAGAAGCTGCTCGCGGAGGCCCGGGACTGA